A genomic region of Streptomyces sp. R33 contains the following coding sequences:
- the aceE gene encoding pyruvate dehydrogenase (acetyl-transferring), homodimeric type has translation MASASDRNPIIIGGLPSQVPDFDPEETQEWLDSLDAAVDERGRERARYLMLRLIERAREKRVAVPEMRSSDYVNTIATKDEPFFPGNEEIERKVLNATRWNAAVMVSRAQRPGIGVGGHIATFASSASLYDVGFNHFFRGKDEGDGGDQIFFQGHASPGIYARAYLLDRLSEQQLDAFRQEKSKAPYGLSSYPHPRLMPDFWEFPTVSMGLGPLGAIYQARMNRYMEARGIADTSKSHVWAYLGDGEMDEPESLGQLSIAAREGLDNLTFVVNCNLQRLDGPVRGNGKIIQELESQFRGAGWNVIKLIWDRSWDPLLAQDRDGILVNKMNSTPDGQFQTYATETGAYIRDHFFGDDQRLRAMVENMSDQQLLHLGRGGHDHKKIYAAYAAAKAHKGQPTVILAQTVKGWTLGPNFEGRNATHQMKKLTVDDLKRFRDRLHIPITDAQLEDGAPPYYHPGRNSPEIQYMHDRRSSLGGYVPTRVVRAKPLQLPDDKAYAAAKKGSGQQSIATTMAFVRILKDLMRDKEIGRRFVLIAPDEYRTFGMDAFFPSAKIYNPLGQQYEAVDRDLLLAYKESPTGQMLHDGISEAGCTASLIAAGSAYATHGEPLIPVYVFYSMFGFQRTGDQFWQMADQLARGFVLGATAGRTTLTGEGLQHADGHSQLLASTNPGCVAYDPAYGYEIAHIVQDGLRRMYGPEAEDVFYYLTVYNEPIQHPAEPAGVDVEGILKGIHRVSTGSAGSIGAQIMASGVAVPWALEAQRILAEEWNVRADVWSATSWNELRRDAVEVEEHNLLHPEEEQRVPYVTRKLSGAEGPFVAVSDWMRSVPDQISRWVPGAYTSLGADGFGFADTRGAARRFFHIDAQSVVLAVLTELAKEGKIDRSALKQAVDRYRLLDVSAADPGAAGGDA, from the coding sequence GTGGCTTCCGCATCCGATCGCAATCCGATCATCATTGGCGGCCTGCCGAGCCAGGTCCCGGACTTCGATCCGGAGGAGACGCAGGAGTGGCTCGACTCCCTGGACGCCGCCGTCGACGAGCGGGGCCGTGAGCGCGCCCGCTACCTGATGCTGCGGCTGATCGAGCGGGCCCGCGAGAAGCGCGTGGCCGTACCCGAGATGCGCAGCTCGGACTACGTCAACACGATCGCCACCAAGGACGAGCCCTTCTTCCCCGGCAACGAGGAGATCGAGCGCAAGGTCCTGAACGCCACCCGGTGGAACGCGGCCGTCATGGTCTCGCGCGCCCAGCGTCCCGGGATCGGCGTCGGCGGCCACATCGCCACGTTCGCCTCCTCCGCCTCCCTCTACGACGTGGGCTTCAACCACTTCTTCCGGGGCAAGGACGAGGGCGACGGCGGCGACCAGATCTTCTTCCAGGGCCACGCCTCGCCCGGCATCTACGCGCGCGCCTACCTCCTGGACCGGCTCTCCGAGCAGCAGCTCGACGCGTTCCGGCAGGAGAAGTCGAAGGCCCCGTACGGCCTGTCCAGCTACCCGCACCCGCGGCTGATGCCGGACTTCTGGGAGTTCCCGACCGTCTCGATGGGCCTCGGCCCGCTCGGCGCGATCTACCAGGCCCGGATGAACCGGTACATGGAGGCGCGCGGGATCGCCGACACCTCGAAGTCACACGTTTGGGCGTACCTCGGCGACGGCGAGATGGACGAGCCGGAGTCGCTCGGCCAGCTGTCGATCGCTGCGCGCGAGGGCCTGGACAACCTGACCTTCGTCGTGAACTGCAACCTGCAGCGGCTCGACGGCCCGGTCCGCGGCAACGGCAAGATCATCCAGGAGCTGGAGTCGCAGTTCCGCGGTGCCGGCTGGAACGTCATCAAGCTGATCTGGGACCGCTCCTGGGACCCGCTGCTCGCGCAGGACCGCGACGGCATCCTCGTCAACAAGATGAACTCGACGCCGGACGGGCAGTTCCAGACGTACGCGACCGAGACCGGCGCGTACATCCGCGACCACTTCTTCGGCGACGACCAGCGGCTGCGGGCGATGGTCGAGAACATGAGCGACCAGCAGCTGCTGCACCTGGGCCGCGGCGGCCACGACCACAAGAAGATCTACGCGGCGTACGCGGCGGCCAAGGCCCACAAGGGCCAGCCGACGGTGATCCTGGCGCAGACGGTCAAGGGCTGGACGCTCGGCCCGAACTTCGAGGGCCGCAACGCGACGCACCAGATGAAGAAGCTGACGGTCGACGACCTCAAGCGCTTCCGCGACCGCCTGCACATCCCGATCACGGACGCACAGCTGGAGGACGGCGCGCCGCCGTACTACCACCCGGGACGCAATTCGCCGGAGATCCAGTACATGCACGACCGCCGCAGCTCGCTGGGCGGCTACGTGCCGACCCGTGTGGTGCGCGCGAAGCCGCTGCAGCTGCCGGACGACAAGGCGTACGCGGCGGCCAAGAAGGGCTCGGGCCAGCAGTCGATCGCCACGACCATGGCGTTCGTGCGCATCCTGAAGGACCTGATGCGGGACAAGGAGATCGGCAGGCGCTTCGTGCTGATCGCCCCGGACGAGTACCGCACGTTCGGCATGGACGCGTTCTTCCCGAGCGCCAAGATCTACAACCCGCTGGGCCAGCAGTACGAGGCGGTCGACCGCGACCTCCTGCTCGCGTACAAGGAGTCGCCGACCGGCCAGATGCTGCACGACGGCATCTCGGAGGCGGGCTGCACGGCCTCGCTGATCGCCGCGGGTTCGGCCTACGCGACGCACGGCGAGCCGCTGATCCCGGTCTACGTCTTCTACTCGATGTTCGGTTTCCAGCGCACGGGTGACCAGTTCTGGCAGATGGCCGATCAGCTGGCGCGCGGTTTCGTCCTGGGTGCGACCGCCGGCCGGACCACCCTGACGGGTGAGGGCCTGCAGCACGCCGACGGTCACTCCCAGCTGCTGGCGTCGACGAACCCGGGCTGTGTGGCGTACGACCCGGCGTACGGGTACGAGATCGCGCACATCGTCCAGGACGGCCTGCGCCGCATGTACGGGCCCGAGGCCGAGGACGTCTTCTACTACCTGACCGTCTACAACGAGCCGATCCAGCACCCGGCCGAGCCGGCCGGTGTCGACGTGGAGGGGATCCTCAAGGGCATCCACCGGGTGTCCACGGGCTCGGCGGGCTCCATCGGGGCGCAGATCATGGCCTCGGGCGTGGCGGTGCCGTGGGCGCTGGAGGCCCAGCGGATCCTGGCGGAGGAGTGGAACGTCCGGGCGGACGTCTGGTCGGCGACCTCCTGGAACGAGCTACGCCGCGACGCCGTGGAGGTGGAGGAGCACAACCTGCTCCACCCGGAGGAGGAGCAGCGCGTCCCGTACGTGACGCGGAAGCTGTCGGGTGCGGAGGGGCCGTTCGTGGCGGTCTCGGACTGGATGCGGTCCGTCCCGGACCAGATCTCGCGGTGGGTGCCCGGCGCGTACACCTCGCTGGGTGCGGACGGCTTCGGCTTCGCGGACACGCGGGGCGCGGCCCGGCGCTTCTTCCACATCGACGCGCAGTCGGTGGTGCTGGCGGTGCTGACCGAGCTGGCCAAGGAGGGCAAGATCGACCGTTCCGCGCTGAAGCAGGCCGTGGACCGGTACCGGCTGCTGGACGTCTCGGCGGCCGACCCGGGTGCGGCGGGCGGCGACGCGTAG
- a CDS encoding DUF3052 domain-containing protein, producing MSATADHAESLAARLGFQSEQVVQEIGYDEDVDQDFRDTVEKLVSELADEDYDDVADAVLLWFRDEDGDLTDTLVDATELVEEGALILLLTPKTGRDGFVEASDISEAATTAGLSLAKGLPVGKEWTSTKLVTPKAAKSKR from the coding sequence GTGAGCGCGACCGCGGACCACGCGGAGAGCCTGGCCGCCCGGCTGGGTTTCCAGTCCGAACAGGTGGTCCAGGAGATCGGCTACGACGAGGACGTCGATCAGGATTTCCGTGACACCGTCGAGAAGCTCGTCAGCGAGCTCGCCGACGAGGACTACGACGACGTCGCCGACGCGGTGTTGCTGTGGTTCCGCGACGAGGACGGCGATCTGACGGACACCCTGGTCGACGCGACCGAGCTGGTCGAGGAAGGCGCACTGATCCTGCTGCTGACCCCCAAGACGGGCCGTGACGGCTTCGTCGAGGCCAGCGACATCAGCGAGGCCGCCACGACCGCCGGCCTCTCGCTTGCCAAGGGCCTGCCCGTCGGCAAGGAGTGGACCTCCACCAAGCTGGTGACGCCGAAGGCCGCCAAGTCCAAGCGCTGA
- a CDS encoding peroxiredoxin yields the protein MAIEVGSKAPDFELKDNHGATVRLSDFRGEKAVVLLFYPFAFTGVCTGELCELRDQLPRFQNDDVQLLAVSNDSVPTLRVFGEQENLDYPLLSDFWPHGETSRAYGVFDEEKGCAVRGTFIIDKDGIVRWTVVNGLPDARDLNEYIKALDSL from the coding sequence ATGGCGATCGAGGTCGGCAGCAAGGCCCCGGACTTCGAGCTCAAGGACAACCACGGCGCGACCGTGCGGCTCTCCGACTTCCGGGGGGAGAAGGCCGTGGTGCTGCTCTTCTACCCGTTCGCCTTCACGGGGGTCTGCACCGGCGAGCTGTGCGAGCTGCGCGACCAGCTGCCGCGGTTCCAGAACGACGACGTCCAGCTCCTCGCGGTCTCCAACGACTCCGTGCCGACCCTGCGGGTCTTCGGCGAGCAGGAGAACCTGGACTACCCGCTGCTGTCGGACTTCTGGCCGCACGGCGAGACCTCCCGCGCGTACGGCGTCTTCGACGAGGAGAAGGGCTGCGCGGTCCGCGGCACCTTCATCATCGACAAGGACGGCATCGTGCGCTGGACCGTCGTCAACGGCCTGCCCGACGCGCGTGACCTGAACGAGTACATCAAGGCCCTCGACAGCCTCTGA
- a CDS encoding TerD family protein — translation MGVSLSKGGNVSLTKAAPNLTAVIVGLGWDARTTTGVDFDLDASAILTNDQGKVANDSNFVFFNNLKSPDGSVEHTGDNTTGEGEGDDEAIKVNLAGVPADVAKIVFPVSIYEAESRQQSFGQVRNAYIRVVNQADNSELARYDLSEDASTETAMVFGELYRNGAEWKFRAIGQGYASGLRGIAQDFGVNV, via the coding sequence GTGGGAGTCAGCCTCAGCAAGGGCGGAAACGTCTCGCTGACCAAGGCCGCGCCGAATCTGACGGCGGTCATCGTCGGTCTGGGCTGGGACGCTCGCACCACCACCGGCGTCGACTTCGACCTCGACGCCAGCGCGATCCTGACCAACGACCAGGGCAAGGTCGCCAACGACTCGAACTTCGTGTTCTTCAACAACCTGAAGAGCCCGGACGGCTCGGTCGAGCACACCGGTGACAACACCACCGGTGAGGGCGAGGGCGACGACGAGGCCATCAAGGTGAACCTGGCCGGCGTCCCGGCCGATGTCGCCAAGATCGTCTTCCCGGTCTCGATCTACGAGGCCGAGAGCCGCCAGCAGAGCTTCGGCCAGGTCCGCAACGCGTACATCCGCGTGGTGAACCAGGCCGACAACTCGGAGCTCGCCCGTTACGACCTCTCCGAGGACGCCTCGACCGAGACCGCCATGGTCTTCGGCGAGCTGTACCGCAACGGTGCGGAGTGGAAGTTCCGCGCCATCGGCCAGGGCTACGCCTCCGGCCTGCGCGGCATCGCCCAGGACTTCGGCGTCAACGTCTGA
- a CDS encoding TerD family protein: MGVTLAKGGNVSLSKAAPNLTRVLVGLGWDARSTTGADFDLDASALLCRDGRVLGDAYFVFYNNLKSPEGSVEHTGDNLTGEGEGDDESIIIDLTKVPVEVDKIVFPVSIHEAEARRQSFGQVSNAFIRVVNESDGQELARYDLTEDASSETAMIFGEVYRYGGEWKFRAVGQGYASGLRGIALDFGVNVS, translated from the coding sequence ATGGGCGTCACACTCGCCAAGGGGGGCAACGTCTCCCTCTCCAAGGCCGCACCGAACCTCACCCGGGTCCTGGTCGGTCTCGGTTGGGACGCGCGCTCGACCACGGGGGCCGATTTCGACCTCGACGCCAGCGCGCTGCTGTGCCGCGACGGCCGGGTCCTGGGGGACGCGTACTTCGTCTTCTACAACAACCTGAAGAGCCCCGAGGGCTCCGTCGAACACACGGGGGACAACCTCACCGGCGAGGGTGAGGGCGACGACGAGTCGATCATCATCGACCTGACGAAGGTGCCGGTCGAGGTCGACAAGATCGTCTTTCCGGTCTCGATCCACGAGGCGGAGGCCCGCCGCCAGAGCTTCGGCCAGGTCAGCAATGCCTTCATTCGCGTGGTGAACGAATCGGACGGCCAGGAACTGGCCCGCTACGACCTCACCGAGGACGCCTCGAGCGAGACCGCAATGATCTTCGGCGAGGTCTACCGGTACGGCGGCGAATGGAAGTTCCGCGCAGTGGGGCAGGGGTACGCGTCGGGGCTCCGGGGCATCGCTCTAGACTTCGGGGTCAACGTTTCGTAA
- a CDS encoding DUF475 domain-containing protein: MVLKTFGWSFAVTALGLVAAVFYGGWTGFGIVAILSILEISLSFDNAVVNAGILKKMNAFWQKIFLTVGVLIAVFGMRLVFPVVIVAITAGIGPIEAVDLALNDKDMYQQLVTDAHPAIAAFGGMFLLMIFLDFIFEDRDIKWLAWLERPLAKLGKIDMLSACIALIALLITSMTFAAHAHQHGGAHVDKAQTVLVSGIAGLITYMIVGGLSGYFENRLEEEEEAEHEAEEAAKKSGKPVSAVAMAGKAAFFMFLYLEVLDASFSFDGVIGAFAITNDIVLMALGLGIGAMYVRSLTVYLVRQGTLDDYVYLEHGAHYAIGALAVILLVTIQYEIHEVITGLVGVLLIAWSFWSSVRRNKRLELEGSAAEA; this comes from the coding sequence GTGGTTCTCAAAACCTTCGGCTGGTCGTTCGCAGTCACTGCGCTCGGTCTGGTCGCAGCGGTGTTCTACGGGGGGTGGACCGGATTCGGGATCGTCGCGATCCTGTCCATCCTTGAGATCTCGCTGTCCTTCGACAATGCGGTGGTCAACGCCGGAATCCTGAAGAAGATGAATGCCTTCTGGCAGAAGATCTTCCTCACGGTCGGCGTGCTCATCGCCGTGTTCGGCATGCGCCTGGTCTTCCCCGTCGTGATCGTCGCGATCACCGCAGGCATCGGCCCCATCGAGGCCGTCGACCTGGCGCTGAACGACAAGGACATGTACCAGCAGCTGGTCACGGACGCCCACCCGGCGATCGCGGCCTTCGGCGGCATGTTCCTGCTGATGATCTTCCTTGACTTCATCTTCGAGGACCGGGACATCAAGTGGCTCGCGTGGCTCGAACGCCCGCTCGCCAAGCTCGGCAAGATCGACATGCTGTCGGCGTGCATCGCTCTGATCGCCCTGCTGATCACGTCCATGACCTTTGCCGCCCACGCCCACCAGCACGGCGGGGCCCACGTGGACAAGGCGCAGACCGTCCTGGTCTCCGGCATCGCCGGTCTGATCACCTACATGATCGTCGGCGGGCTCTCGGGCTACTTCGAGAACCGCCTCGAGGAAGAGGAAGAGGCCGAGCACGAAGCGGAGGAGGCGGCCAAGAAGAGCGGCAAGCCCGTCTCGGCCGTCGCCATGGCCGGCAAGGCCGCCTTCTTCATGTTCCTCTACCTCGAAGTCCTCGACGCCTCCTTCTCCTTCGACGGGGTCATCGGCGCCTTCGCCATCACCAACGACATCGTGCTGATGGCCCTCGGCCTCGGCATCGGTGCCATGTACGTCCGGTCGCTCACGGTCTACCTGGTCCGCCAGGGCACCCTCGACGACTACGTCTACCTGGAGCACGGCGCGCACTACGCCATCGGCGCGCTCGCCGTGATCCTGCTCGTCACCATCCAGTACGAGATCCACGAGGTCATCACCGGACTCGTCGGCGTGCTGCTCATCGCCTGGTCCTTCTGGTCCTCGGTGCGCCGCAACAAGCGGTTGGAACTGGAGGGTTCCGCCGCCGAGGCATGA
- a CDS encoding Tellurium resistance, which produces MGFFDGIRGSRALQFDSGGASAAIELTKRHPTVSLTKQGAVHGNLRVNLSWRMRSSDIGGRGGGEGGRLLRHPFKLFKPDMVQAHTQGMVNVDLDLGCLYELADGTRGVVQPLGNLHGDINSPPYVKLSGDDRFGAPSGETVFVNLDHADEIKRLLVFVYIYDQTPAFDRTHAMVTLYPITGPRIEIPLEERQPQARSCAVLTLEHVKGELIVRREVKFVYGFQAELDRLYGWGLQWGRGYKSTKA; this is translated from the coding sequence ATGGGATTCTTCGACGGGATCAGGGGCAGCCGGGCCCTGCAGTTCGACTCGGGCGGCGCCTCGGCGGCGATCGAGCTGACGAAGCGGCATCCGACGGTGTCGCTCACCAAACAGGGGGCGGTCCACGGCAACCTCCGGGTCAACCTGTCCTGGCGCATGCGCAGCTCGGACATCGGCGGCCGCGGCGGAGGCGAGGGCGGCCGGCTCCTGCGCCACCCGTTCAAGCTGTTCAAGCCCGACATGGTGCAGGCGCACACCCAGGGCATGGTCAACGTCGACCTGGACCTCGGCTGCCTCTACGAGCTGGCCGACGGCACCCGGGGCGTCGTACAGCCCCTGGGCAACCTCCACGGCGACATCAACAGCCCGCCGTACGTGAAGCTCAGCGGCGACGACCGGTTCGGGGCGCCCTCCGGGGAGACGGTCTTCGTCAACCTCGACCACGCCGACGAGATCAAGCGGCTGCTGGTGTTCGTCTACATCTACGACCAGACCCCGGCCTTCGACCGGACGCACGCCATGGTCACCCTGTACCCGATCACCGGGCCGCGGATCGAGATCCCGCTGGAGGAGCGGCAACCGCAGGCCCGCTCCTGCGCGGTGCTCACCCTGGAGCACGTCAAGGGCGAGCTGATCGTGCGGCGCGAGGTGAAGTTCGTGTACGGGTTCCAGGCCGAGCTGGACCGGCTGTACGGGTGGGGCCTGCAGTGGGGGCGGGGCTACAAGAGCACCAAGGCCTGA
- a CDS encoding TerD family protein, with product MTHAMQKGSNIPVTAVAVRAVLRWTGGPEVPDVDASALLVGPDGRVRSDEDFVFYNQPRHPSGSVWRLGKKQLGDGITDAVQADLRAVPPVVDRVLVVASAEDVPFERVRDLRILLYDATATGGSEPLAYFDVRPETGAETALICGELYRRGDGWKFRALGEGYSNGLVGLATDHGISVDENAAEGSSGSAPAAGPTAEQTAAMRPPTPPAPLTQAPPAAQPAYGYPQPVSPAPVPVPGGDPTFRLPVQGPQFIRR from the coding sequence ATGACGCACGCGATGCAGAAGGGCTCGAACATCCCGGTGACCGCCGTGGCGGTCCGGGCGGTGCTGCGCTGGACCGGCGGCCCGGAGGTGCCGGACGTCGATGCCTCGGCGCTGCTCGTGGGCCCGGACGGGCGGGTGCGCTCGGACGAGGACTTCGTGTTCTACAACCAGCCCCGGCACCCCTCGGGGTCCGTCTGGCGGCTCGGCAAGAAGCAGCTCGGCGACGGGATCACCGATGCCGTGCAGGCGGACCTGCGCGCGGTGCCGCCGGTCGTGGACCGGGTCCTGGTGGTGGCCTCGGCCGAGGACGTGCCGTTCGAGCGGGTCCGGGACCTGCGGATCCTGCTGTACGACGCCACGGCGACCGGTGGCTCCGAGCCGCTGGCCTACTTCGACGTACGGCCCGAGACCGGCGCCGAGACGGCTCTGATCTGCGGGGAGCTGTACCGACGGGGCGACGGGTGGAAGTTCCGCGCGCTGGGCGAGGGCTACTCGAACGGGCTCGTCGGGCTGGCGACCGACCACGGGATCTCCGTGGACGAGAACGCCGCCGAGGGCTCGTCCGGGTCCGCGCCCGCCGCCGGGCCGACCGCCGAGCAGACGGCCGCGATGCGCCCGCCGACCCCGCCGGCGCCACTGACGCAGGCCCCGCCGGCCGCGCAGCCGGCGTACGGGTACCCGCAGCCGGTGTCCCCGGCCCCGGTACCGGTGCCGGGCGGCGACCCGACCTTCCGGCTGCCGGTGCAGGGCCCGCAGTTCATCCGCCGCTGA
- a CDS encoding HpcH/HpaI aldolase/citrate lyase family protein: MRHFGHVSPTVRKDLFHQEPAEFTAASPARILAAALGATLYSPATRPHLAGDVHKQAGRGVVSMVLCLEDSISDAEVAGAEDNLVRQFAALDAEGGELPLLFIRVRTPEQIPDLVRRLGGSARRLAGFVLPKFTENRGTAFLDAVAQAEADSGQHPLYAMPVLETPDLLHLETRVEALAGISRTVNRYRDRVLALRLGVTDFCSVYGLRRTPDMTAYDVQIVAGVIADVVNVLSRADGTGFTVTGPVWEYFRSQQRLFKPQLRRSPFLQEGAEELRTTLIEHDLDGLLREIELDRANGLLGKTCIHPAHVTPVHALSVVSHEEFSDAQDILRPERGGGGVMRSAYTNKMNEVKPHRAWAERTMLRAEVFGVAKEEVGFVDLLTAGLQV, from the coding sequence ATGCGTCACTTTGGGCACGTATCGCCCACCGTCCGTAAGGACCTCTTCCACCAAGAGCCGGCCGAGTTCACCGCCGCCTCGCCCGCCCGCATCCTCGCCGCCGCCCTCGGAGCCACCCTCTACAGCCCCGCCACCCGCCCCCACCTCGCCGGGGACGTCCACAAGCAGGCCGGCCGCGGAGTCGTCTCCATGGTCCTCTGCCTGGAGGATTCCATCAGCGACGCCGAGGTCGCGGGCGCCGAGGACAACCTCGTCCGGCAGTTCGCCGCCCTCGACGCCGAGGGCGGGGAGCTCCCCCTCCTCTTCATCCGGGTCCGCACCCCCGAGCAGATACCCGACCTCGTGCGCCGCCTCGGCGGCTCCGCACGAAGACTGGCCGGATTCGTACTCCCCAAGTTCACCGAGAACCGCGGAACCGCCTTCCTCGACGCCGTGGCCCAGGCCGAGGCCGACAGCGGACAGCACCCGCTGTACGCGATGCCCGTCCTGGAGACCCCCGACCTCCTCCACCTCGAAACCCGCGTCGAAGCACTCGCGGGCATCTCCCGCACCGTCAACCGGTACCGCGACCGCGTCCTGGCCCTGCGCCTCGGCGTCACCGACTTCTGCTCGGTCTACGGACTGCGCCGCACCCCGGACATGACCGCCTACGACGTCCAGATCGTCGCCGGAGTGATCGCCGACGTGGTGAACGTGCTCAGCCGCGCCGACGGCACCGGTTTCACCGTGACCGGACCCGTCTGGGAGTACTTCCGCAGCCAGCAGCGCCTCTTCAAGCCCCAGCTGCGCCGCAGCCCCTTCCTCCAGGAAGGCGCCGAGGAACTGCGCACCACCCTCATCGAGCACGACCTCGACGGGCTGCTGCGCGAGATCGAGCTCGACCGGGCCAACGGACTCCTCGGCAAGACCTGCATCCACCCCGCCCACGTCACGCCCGTCCACGCACTGTCGGTGGTCTCCCACGAGGAGTTCAGCGACGCCCAGGACATCCTGCGCCCCGAGCGCGGCGGCGGCGGAGTCATGCGCTCCGCCTACACGAACAAGATGAACGAAGTGAAGCCCCACCGGGCCTGGGCCGAGCGCACCATGCTGCGCGCCGAGGTCTTCGGTGTGGCGAAGGAGGAGGTCGGCTTCGTCGACCTGCTCACGGCCGGGCTCCAGGTGTGA